The following are from one region of the Cloacibacterium normanense genome:
- the purM gene encoding phosphoribosylformylglycinamidine cyclo-ligase has protein sequence MNNTYKSAGVDKEEGYKTVDKIKSAVAETHNKNVLNNLGSFGAFYEIGGYKNPVLVSGTDGVGTKLKIALDTKKYDSIGVDCFAMCANDILCHGAKPLFFLDYLACGKLDADVAAEIVLGMVNACKDNECALIGGETAEMPGMYQPGDYDVAGFCVGIVEKDQIIDGSKIKTGDKIIALPSSGFHSNGFSLVRKIFPNFEEEFEGKPLYETLLVPTKLYYKDVFKLKENVEISGIAHITGGGLIENVPRIIPNGLCAKIDTSKIQIPNVMLELEKRGNIERMEMFGTFNMGVGMVVVVDESLAEKALSLIEDAYLVGEIVENEEKIQLI, from the coding sequence ATGAATAATACGTATAAATCAGCTGGCGTAGACAAAGAAGAAGGCTACAAAACCGTAGACAAAATAAAATCTGCAGTAGCCGAAACGCACAATAAAAATGTACTGAACAATCTAGGAAGTTTTGGAGCTTTCTATGAAATTGGTGGCTATAAAAATCCTGTTTTGGTTTCTGGAACTGATGGAGTAGGAACCAAATTAAAAATTGCACTAGATACCAAAAAATATGATTCTATTGGTGTAGATTGTTTCGCAATGTGTGCCAATGATATTCTGTGTCATGGTGCAAAGCCTTTATTTTTCTTAGATTATTTAGCTTGCGGAAAACTAGATGCAGATGTAGCAGCAGAAATTGTTCTAGGAATGGTAAATGCTTGCAAAGACAATGAGTGCGCATTAATTGGTGGCGAAACTGCAGAAATGCCAGGAATGTATCAACCAGGAGATTATGATGTGGCTGGTTTCTGCGTAGGAATTGTAGAAAAAGACCAAATTATTGATGGTTCTAAAATAAAAACGGGTGATAAAATCATCGCTTTACCAAGTTCTGGTTTTCACAGCAATGGTTTCTCATTGGTAAGAAAAATTTTCCCAAATTTTGAAGAAGAATTCGAAGGAAAACCTCTTTACGAAACACTTTTAGTTCCTACGAAACTCTATTACAAAGACGTTTTCAAACTGAAAGAAAATGTAGAAATTTCAGGAATTGCTCATATTACAGGTGGCGGTTTAATCGAAAACGTTCCAAGAATTATTCCAAATGGATTATGTGCGAAAATTGACACTTCTAAAATCCAAATTCCAAACGTAATGTTAGAATTAGAAAAACGTGGAAACATCGAAAGAATGGAGATGTTTGGTACTTTTAACATGGGAGTAGGAATGGTTGTAGTAGTAGATGAAAGTCTTGCCGAAAAAGCACTTTCTTTAATCGAAGACGCTTATTTAGTAGGCGAAATCGTAGAAAACGAAGAGAAAATTCAATTAATATAG
- a CDS encoding NADPH-dependent FMN reductase, protein MKILAFAGSNSSTSINRQLVTFVAQFFTTHEVEILDLNDFEMPIYSSDREKASGIPKLAYDFTEKIDQSDFLLVSLAEHNGNFSVAIKNIMDWVSRIPNRKIFGEKQMFLLATSPGQRGGASVLEIATKRFPFDGATVVETFSLPFFYENFDSEKGILNNELQRALLEKVEKIKSEFF, encoded by the coding sequence ATGAAAATACTAGCATTTGCAGGAAGCAATTCTTCCACGTCTATCAATAGACAATTAGTTACGTTTGTAGCACAATTTTTTACTACTCACGAAGTAGAAATATTAGATTTAAACGATTTTGAAATGCCTATTTACAGTTCAGACCGTGAAAAAGCATCAGGAATTCCTAAATTGGCTTATGATTTTACAGAAAAAATTGATCAGTCAGACTTTCTTTTGGTTTCTTTAGCAGAACACAATGGTAATTTTTCGGTAGCCATTAAAAATATAATGGATTGGGTTTCTAGGATCCCCAATCGAAAAATTTTTGGTGAAAAGCAGATGTTTTTATTGGCTACTTCTCCGGGACAAAGAGGCGGTGCAAGTGTTTTAGAAATAGCAACCAAAAGATTCCCTTTTGATGGAGCTACCGTTGTAGAAACTTTCTCTTTACCTTTCTTTTATGAAAACTTTGACTCAGAAAAAGGAATTTTAAATAATGAACTTCAAAGAGCGCTTTTAGAGAAAGTAGAAAAAATTAAATCAGAATTTTTTTAA